In a single window of the Bradyrhizobium sp. ORS 285 genome:
- a CDS encoding polysaccharide deacetylase family protein translates to MSSQPAFRRDLVGYAGKPPHPHWPDGARVAVSLVLNFEEGSEFSISDGDARNEAIYEVVHRLDGPDPCIDSHFEYGTRAAWWRIMDLFDAHGVKVTVSACGRAVERSPELARDAVARGHEISAHGWRWESHAGMNEAEERRVIARTVETIRRVTGQPPLGWHTRSASSPNTRRLLVEQGGFLYDSDAYNDDVPYYIDVAGRPHLVLPYAFDSNDMQFFNGSRFRGADFADYVIDAFDWLVREGASAPKMLSIGLHLRMIGRPGRIGALDRILAHITGSGAAWVAPRADIARHWLATVPPAR, encoded by the coding sequence ATGAGCTCACAACCTGCCTTTCGCCGTGATCTCGTTGGCTACGCCGGCAAGCCGCCGCACCCGCATTGGCCTGATGGCGCGCGCGTCGCGGTGTCGCTGGTGCTGAATTTCGAGGAGGGCTCGGAGTTCTCGATCTCTGACGGAGACGCCCGCAACGAGGCGATCTACGAGGTCGTGCACCGGCTCGACGGTCCCGATCCCTGCATCGACAGCCATTTCGAATACGGCACGCGCGCCGCGTGGTGGCGCATCATGGACCTGTTCGATGCCCATGGCGTCAAGGTCACCGTCAGCGCCTGCGGCCGCGCCGTGGAGCGTTCGCCCGAACTCGCGCGCGATGCGGTGGCGCGCGGTCATGAAATCTCGGCGCATGGCTGGCGCTGGGAGAGCCATGCCGGCATGAACGAGGCCGAGGAGCGCCGGGTGATCGCGCGCACGGTCGAGACCATCAGGCGCGTCACCGGCCAACCTCCGCTCGGCTGGCACACCCGCTCGGCAAGCTCACCTAACACCCGTCGGCTGCTGGTCGAGCAGGGCGGCTTCCTCTACGACAGCGATGCCTACAACGACGATGTGCCTTACTACATCGATGTCGCCGGCCGGCCGCATCTCGTGCTGCCCTATGCCTTCGACAGCAACGACATGCAGTTCTTCAACGGCTCGCGCTTCCGCGGCGCCGATTTCGCCGACTATGTCATCGACGCCTTCGACTGGCTTGTGCGCGAGGGCGCGAGCGCACCGAAGATGCTGTCGATCGGGCTGCATCTGCGGATGATCGGCCGCCCTGGCCGCATCGGCGCGCTCGACCGCATCCTCGCGCACATCACCGGCAGCGGGGCCGCCTGGGTCGCGCCGCGCGCCGACATCGCCCGGCACTGGCTCGCGACAGTGCCGCCCGCGCGCTGA
- a CDS encoding NAD-dependent protein deacetylase: MSASPRCGGLAQPGSGAYMCEAMVDPTALKSFLDSHSRIVVLTGAGCSTNSGIPDYRDTDGQWKRTPPVTYQAFMGGEDTRRRYWARSMVGWRRFGRAQPNGAHRALARLEAQGKSSLLVTQNVDRLHQAAGASNVIDLHGRLDRVRCMGCGATLSRAKFQDELAHANPHWLAHDAADAPDGDADLDGVDFAEFTVPACRACGGILKPDVVFFGETVPREVVATARDHVDQADAMLVVGTSLMVYSGFRFVRAAADRNIPIAAVNLGRTRADDLLWLKVEAPCDEALAFLLEG, encoded by the coding sequence ATGTCGGCATCCCCGCGCTGCGGCGGTCTGGCGCAGCCGGGTTCCGGCGCCTACATGTGCGAGGCCATGGTCGATCCCACAGCGTTGAAATCCTTCCTCGACAGCCACAGCCGCATCGTCGTCCTCACCGGCGCCGGCTGCAGCACCAATTCCGGCATTCCCGATTATCGCGACACCGATGGGCAGTGGAAGCGCACGCCGCCGGTGACCTATCAGGCCTTCATGGGCGGCGAAGATACGCGCCGGCGCTATTGGGCTCGTAGCATGGTCGGCTGGCGCCGCTTCGGGCGCGCGCAGCCGAACGGCGCGCATCGCGCCCTGGCGCGGCTGGAGGCGCAGGGCAAGAGCTCGTTGCTGGTGACGCAGAATGTCGACCGGCTGCACCAGGCCGCAGGCGCCAGCAACGTCATCGACCTGCACGGCCGGCTCGATCGCGTGCGCTGCATGGGCTGCGGCGCGACCTTGTCGCGCGCGAAATTCCAGGACGAGCTGGCCCACGCCAACCCGCATTGGCTTGCGCATGATGCCGCGGATGCGCCGGACGGCGATGCCGATCTGGACGGCGTCGATTTCGCCGAGTTCACCGTGCCGGCCTGCCGCGCCTGCGGCGGCATTCTCAAGCCCGATGTCGTGTTCTTCGGTGAGACCGTGCCGCGTGAGGTGGTCGCGACCGCGCGCGATCATGTCGACCAGGCCGATGCGATGCTCGTCGTCGGCACCTCGCTGATGGTCTATTCCGGCTTCCGCTTCGTCCGCGCCGCCGCCGACCGCAACATCCCCATCGCCGCCGTCAATCTCGGCCGCACCCGCGCGGATGATCTGCTGTGGCTGAAGGTTGAGGCGCCATGCGACGAGGCGCTGGCGTTTTTGTTGGAGGGGTAG